The Triticum aestivum cultivar Chinese Spring chromosome 5A, IWGSC CS RefSeq v2.1, whole genome shotgun sequence genomic sequence GAAAAGCGAATCAAAGAGGAGAGACTCTGCTACGTGCTTGCAACTTTTCGTGCTTAGATGACCTCCAACGATCTCTGAGTTTTTGTTTTTGTACCGAGCTCTGAGCTCCACAGATGTCACATCTAGAACAATCTCTTCTCTTTCATGCGTAAAAAATTCAGATTTTCAAATTGTTTTTCTCAATTTACCGTTCACGTGGGTGCAAATGCACCAGAGCACCAAAACGCCGCTCTCCAGGAAGGTAGGGGCGACACACATGGACaagctagctagctatatgtagTCGTAGTGACGGTAGCAGGGATGAATTAACAGTCATATGCATTGCAGTCTACTAATATGATCTATCCATCATTTTTTCCAGCTGACCCAAATAAAACATTGCACCTGCGTGCTCTTGATGGAGCAAACGATAGGCTGCAGCTGTTCAATGCAAACTTGTTAGAAGAAGGCTCTTTCGACGCTGCCATTGACGGTTGCGAGTGCGTCTTCCATGCGGCTTCTCCAGTTTTCTTCACTATCAAGGATCCCAAGGTTAATTACTAATGTGATTTTTCTTTGCATAATTAATAAACTTATATCTCCGAGCTGATCCAAAGATACATTCATACAGACAATCACGTATCACTTCATTTCCCTCTGAACAGTCATTTTCACTAAGCATATATGTATATAATAAATATCAGGCTGAGTTACTTGATTCAGCGGTCAGTGGGACACTTAACGTGCTGCGTTCCTGCAAGAAAGCTTCTGTCAAAAGAGTGGTCATAACATCGTCCATGGCTGCTGTTACCTTTAACGGGAGACCAAGGACCCCTGATGTAATTGTTGACGAGACATGGTTTTCAGTTTCAGAGCTATGTGAAAAGCACCAGGTAATTACACGCCTTCACTAATTGTCCCAAAACTATTCGTGGTCTTGGTAATTCACTGCCAACTGATCTTGTGCTGCTAGTATTTATGTCAGAGATCCATGTGGTTTCTTTTCTCCATAAAGGACGTTTTTATTTACTCTAACATCGTATCAAGATGATATAGTCAATACGAGTTCACACCCAGATTTTGCAGAAAGATGCACAACCGACACAACACACACGGTAACATACAACAAAATGGGTATAAAGCCGGCCGGAGCACCCATTGATAGACTGCAAAGCCATCCATGTAGGGTAAAAATTGTTCTCGGACATCTTTCTCCCAACGCGCACAGGCCACCTAAACAGTTTGAATAATAGATAATGCCCAGAGCCAATGTGTGCACATGTACTCGTAGGTAACTTGCAATGGAAACGAGGACTTTTTTGGGTTAAAATCCACATCATTTCTAGCCAGAGTGAACAAAGTAAAGCTGCAACCCCTCACTTGGACAAGGCTATAATGTTGCTATTAAGGCCACATAGCCAAGTGTCAAACATATTCGAGACAGTATGAGTGGATAAAAGTTAGAGATCACCTGAATGATTGGTCATGTAGCATGACCAAACATGCACTGAAGAAAGATATGTCTAATTGTTTCTTTTTATGACAGAGTCTTACATGGTTAAGTAACATTTATATTATTATTCTTGTGAAAAATAATATttatatagttgctaccatcactaCTAAGAAACTGCAGTTGCGAAACAGCCTATGCACGGGTCCATTGGAGACATGTCAAACTCTTTGTGCAGAATATATACAACAATGTAATCAAATGAACGTTCCTATGGATACTTGTTCACTTCACTACGAATCCCACGCCTGCACTTATCAACATGAACATATCATTTTAAATCGGGATAAGCATTTGATTTCTTTTATTGAACATGCAAGTTTAGTTAGTTGTGATTTTTGCCTTGTAGAAGAGATTTCGTGCTCTTGTCAATCTTGCTTGACAAAGTGGAGACGATACTCAAGTTTCTTGCTTTGCTTCATTTCATCTTCATTTATTTATATTTGGAATATGTACATGGACCATATATAAGAGTTATCACTAAAAAGAATTCCTCAACTTTGTTCTCCTTCAGCAATGGTATGTCTTGTCCAAGACCCTTGCAGAGGAGGCTGCGTGGAAGTTCTCTAAAGATAATGAACTTGAAATAGTTGTAATGCACCCAACAATGGTCATCGGTCCCCTGCTGCAGCCTACACTGAATGCTAGTGTTGAAGTAATCTTAAATCTAATCAATGGTATGTGGTTTGGCCCATTTTTTGTGTTATTTTCAAAATAAAACACCAACAACTAATCTAGTGGTAACACAAACAAGATAAAATGCATTTAACGCATATTTCCAAAATAAAGCTGCCATGTATTATGTCATGTTAATCTTATTAACTTTTTATGGGGAATCTTTTAAGCACTCCGAATACGGGAAATACATTCAATCTGTTTTGATTATGGTAGTCTCTTTTTTCTCAAGTTTATTTGAGAACTATAAAAGCACATTAATGGTTTATTTATGTAGAAATTTTATGATGGTAACGGTTGAGATTGATCTAGTATTGCTCTTACCCCTGGAGGTAAGAGGGCCATCTTAAAACTATTGGTAAGCTTTTGTTGATTTTCTCAGAGCTGCCACAGTGGAGTGCCATAGGAGAGTATCATGCAATGCCAACTAGTAGGCATTTAACTGACATGAGATAACATTAAATGAAGCGCATAATCCAAGAAATGGATAATACAAAATAGTAAATAATGCTGtctattttttttaaattcacccacacccacacccacccacccacacacacacacacacaaaagcaacTTGACCATCACAAGAAAGTGCGAGCACCTATGCAGCGCCCATGCCAAGTCTAAGATTTGAACCCAGGTGGGACAGTTCCACCACAAGCAACTTGACCATCCGCTGAGTTCGTGGATGCTGTCCAAAACAAAAATCCTACGTTACTTTGCAGTGAGAAGGATAGTATCGTAAACTAGTATCATGTGAATGATACTAGCCTGGTACCAACGAAGATGTGAATAACTGAATATCAATGTTACGCACATGCATTCATCTAGCGGAGATCCATAGAGGAAGGTGACAAATAAAAAACATGAAGCGGATAATGTTTAAGACTTGAAAAAGAAACTACACGAACTGCAATGTTTAGGTTTCAAAGATAGAACTAAAAAACTACAATGGTTATAGCGGAGAAGTGTGCTATATCAAGGAAACCTCTGTATTTAAAATCTCAACAAGAAATCATAGATATATGGTCCAAATCCTTCTCATTTTCATGTAGGATCATCTTCTACATACCCTAATTTTGCCCATGGATGGGTAAATGTAAAAGATGTGGCACTGGCACATATCCTTGCATATGAAGTTCCTTCAGCAGATGGAAGATATTGTATTGTTGAAAGAGTTGTTCACTACTTGGAGCTTGTCAAGATCATAAGCAAGATGTATCCGAACATTTCACTCCCATACAAGTGGACATTCTTTGCAAGCAGTCTCTcaaatgacccccccccccccatacgtGGGTTATGCACCCCATCTTGTACAACGCTGGATATTCTTGTTGTTTGATTTAAATATTTCTTCAAGTGACAAAATATAATAAAAAATCATTCCACAATACTACTATAATGCCACCATAATTGCTAAAGTGGTTCATTTACATAGCTTAGTAAATATTTTCTTTATTTCTTCTTTGCAGGTGTGGAGATGGCGAGCCACTTTTTCCAACCTACCAAGTATGGACGGACAAGATAAGAAGCTTGGGTGTCGAACTGATTCCTCTCGAGAAAACTATTAAAGAGACTATCGAGAGCTTAAAAGAAAAGGGTTTCTTTGCATTGTGAGTCGAGATATCAGTGGAAATATACAAATAAAATGCTTATGTTTATTTGATGAGGTTTAAATCCCTGTTAGACCTACTCTCTACTAATTTAAATGTTACACTTGTTGTCTACGCTGTCCCAGTTATATTTACAATTCTATACCTTCACACTCTACAACACCTTTGCTTGGTTTTCTCAACAACTTAATTGTGCATACCCATATTTGATTTCCTCGATAACTGACTGCATGCAGCACAACACTTGTCCAAGTGCGTCGACCACGTCATGTGCACACACACAACTTCTCTGACGAAGAAAAGCATGTGCACATAATGTCACCCAACTAATCACCTTATCTATGCTAGTCATCAACTCAAGTACATGCAAATGATATAATGTGTCCGGTTAGTGTATGATGATGCACTCAGAAGCATCCATGCTTAGAACAAAGAGTAGTGCTAGGCGCCCGACGTTTTTTCACAATACCTGGCCGACGCTAGTTAACCACCGTGGATCAAGTTGCCACTTGAAAAACGAGACACGGATCATAGTGTCATATGCAGGTCGGGCCTAAAAGGTTGTGTGCAGAGACATTCCGTAGAACAAAATTACAACATGCCATTGGATTGATTGTTGGACATAAATTGTACATAGAAGTATCATACGCATAGACGTTCTGATATACATGTTACGACGAAATTATAGACATGTAAGGTGTATTAATTTTGGCACGGTGATCAAAGCACATAATTATAGACATGTTACGATGAAATTATCCTTGACACATTTGttggttagtggcaagtaaatcagttagttcaggaaagtaagagatacatgcaatcgacgGAGAGATACTTTCCTTCTTTTGCTATAAGGGGAAGTACAGACAATCAGGAGAGAGATACTTTCCCTTTTTCTGGAGAGCTAACAAGGGAATTGTGGgaaattagaagaaatgcaccttacattctggaattttatcaaaaaaataaatacaccttacataaaggaacggagggagcaaCTTCTAGAAGATGACTGCAATATGATAGTTAGCGCAGTAATTCATAAGGCTGTTGGATCAGTGTTAATTTATGATTCTTGGTTGTGTTAATATTGGCAACCTTTGACTTGTGGCCCCTCATTAAACTTAACATCAACTGTCCCTTCGCAACAACACTACTTGGACGGGAGCTATTGCTAAAAGCGCATCCAAGACAACCATCTAAGGACGGAGAAAGCCAACCGCAGATGAGACCCAGGAGAAAGATAGAGGTAGGAGAAAGGGAAGGAGCGAAGGGGTGCGTTTAGGTGGGGAGAAACGTGTGGCTGAGACAACGCTATTAGAGATAAGGATAAGAGGGATCAAAATGGTGACGGGCCCACATAAATGTGGCGGTTACTCGAGGCGACCAACGAAACATGTGGATCGGCCAGATGattgatactccctctgtcccataatgtaagaagtTTTTGGACACTAAAGGCGTGCATAGTCCAACTGATGTCTGAATGTACATGGTTTGTTGGATCAACCAAACATCATCTATGCCATGTCAACGTCGAGAGGGCTCAAGGACGAGATGGACTACCCACAGGCAGTGAGTGGCTCATATTTGTACATCATTTTGGCCAGAACGAACGACCCCGGTGACCCGCCGCACTTCAACGAGACTATACTACTACTTATCTTCTCAGGAGCATTTGCTGGATATCTTGCCCGAGCCTCATGACGTAGATTGGAGTTGTGGAGGGGATCACCATGAAGTTTACGACATGATGTCATCCTGCTGTGAAACCACAAAGTATAACGTAAAACagagaaagaccccccccccccccccccctcgcgcgcATATAGAGAGAGAGACTATGTTCATCGATGGAAACTTGGGTTCAAACGGGTGTTTAAAGGAGATATACTGTATTAAAAAGTTAAGAGTGTGATTAGATCCCACTCGGCTGATACTTAACCAAGTCTCTCTGTAACATCATCATGTTTAAATACAAATAACATATAGAAAGAAAAACCTAAAAAGAAATTTGCACAGATCTACATGTAAGATCTAAGGAATGTAGCAGCGACTGAGAGATAACTAAGTTCGAGTCAACTGAGATTTTGCCAAATCAAAAAACTTAAGGGTGTGACTAGATCTTAGTCGACTAAcacttaaccaagtctcagtctaGTGACATCATCTTGTTTAGATACAAATAAcatataaaatgaaaaaaaaactaaatTTAAATAATTGCACGGATCTCTGCGTAAGATCTAAGGAATATAGCATCGCCTCGGACATAACTAAATCCAAGTAAACTGAGATTTGCCAAAACCAAAAAGTCAAGTGTGTGATTAGACTCAGTCAACTGATGATTGATACTTGACCATATCTCGGTCTAGTGACATCATCATGTTTAGATACAAATaacaaatgaaaaagaaaagggagAAAGAACAAAAAAGTAAAATTTGCATGGATTTCTGTGTAAGATCTAAGGAATATAGCATCACCGAGACGTAACAAAGTCTGAATCTATTGAGATTTAACAAAATTGAAAAGTTAAGGGTGTGACTAGATCTTAGTCGACCGATACTTAACCAAGTCTCGGTCTAGTAACATCATCGTGTTTAGATACAGATAAcatacaaaaaagaagaaaaaaaaactaaaacacGGATCTTCGTGTAAGATCTGAGGAGTATAGCATCAACTGGGACATAACCAAGTCTGAATCAACTGAAATTTAGCAAATCCGAAAAGTCAATTATTGCTAGACGATCGTGCCCTCCCATTTGAAGAGGTACATTCTAATCTTCACCGTTGATTCGACTTACGGTGTAGTGAAGCAATAAAGCAAAAATAAACATCTCCCCAGATCCCCCCTCCAACTAAAAGAAATGAACAATTGAATTGGATTGAGTTAATGAAAATTTACAAATACTTGTTCATTACTCCACATACAAGACACATCAAATGGAATCTGTGGCGCACGCATTTGGAATCAAAAGAACGCAAACAAGCAAAGAAAACATAAACTAGGCATTGTCCATGGCGGCTGGTCTGATCGGGATTCCCGGGCTGGGCCTCAACATCGTTGCCACCTCCAAAGTACTTCTTCGGCAGGAGCTTCCTGGCCTTGTTAAACACGATGTCGAACGACAACAGCCCGTGCAGCGCAATGAAGACGACCACGACGGCTACGAGCGCGATGACGTAGCCAGACGTCTCCCAGTCCCTGCAGCTGCCGGCGGTGTACGCGCCAAGCAGCCCGAGCAGGTCCAGCACCACGGCGGTCTGCAACGTCCGCAGCGGCGCGCCGGGCTGCTGCTTCTTCAAGGTGCGCTGCAGCAGCAGCAGGATGACGGCGATAGAGGCCACAAAGGAAGTCGCGTTGCAGTAGAAGAATGCTTGGTACCGTGCAGCGTTGAAGTCAAGCAGGATTGGGTTGCCAGCTACGGTGGGCGGGTGTGCCGATGGGGACGGCGACGGGGTATCGTCGTCACCCCACATGCCTCCGGGACGCGCGAGACCGCCTGGTACATCACGCTGGCCTCGAGGATGCCAAGCAACATCAGGTACTTGCGCTTCAGGTACCTCTCGCTTCAAAACCGGAAGATCTAGAAGCGTGAGGTGGTAAATGGCAATGGCAGTGAGCACGGCCTTATCAAAATAATGCGCCCCAGCATAGCCACATACATCGACGACCAGCGGAAGCTTGCCTGCCACCTTGTCCTCCAAATACTGAAAATGGATGCGCTTTAGTCTTGTGACCGACAATGGAAGACCATGATATCACATGGAAAAAGTAGTACGGACTGCCGTGAAGGCCGGTAGAATGTTGTCAAGGTCAAGGCTTGTTGCATCCTCTTTGTGGTCGGCCCATCCGTGCATCCTTGTATGCAGATGCTGCCATCTTTGTGGCGCCGATCAAGGATGATCCTACTTTGCTTCGACTTTGAGCTCCTTTGGGAAGGTTACTGGCCTGTCACCAACTATGCCAAAAGCCTTGTGGCCCCTATTCGCTGTGGCAACATCGACCTTGTCCCAGTCCCAGTAGACGTAGCCATCACTGTCGCCGCAGATGTTCGACGTGGGCAGGCAaccgccctccccaccgagcctcCCGCTCCCACAGCACGCGCTGGTCGCGTTCACGAAGCCGGCAGCCTGCGGGTTAGCGATGAGGGCTTGTCTGTGGGCGAAGCCGTCGGCGAGTGAGTAGGCGAGGCCCGGCAGCCTGGGCGCTAGGTCGGCGAGGAAGAACTTGAGGGCGCCATTGAATCCGGCCGCGAGCTCGTTTACGCCGTCGTTGCATGCGCCCCTTGCGTCGTGGGCGCGGACCACTGGCAGACATCCGGACAGGCCCACGTTGATGATGGCGATCTTCCTCGCGCCCATCATGTACAGATCCTGTGTGCCGGCAAACAGAAATGGTTGGTGCCCACGATGAATCAAGGAACCCGTCTCTTTTGTACGACTACCTAACATAGCAGCTGGCTGATCTCGATATGGTGCCGGCCACGAAACGACTTGATTGTTTGGTAATTCTAGCTATGAGCTGGACTGGAGTAATAATGCAGGATGGATGTTGAACGACGCAAACAAGTAGGAGTATACTCTACTTTGAACGAGTGGAGGAGGCGGTACCGTGATGGTGGCGGAGTAGTTGGAGATTAGGCTGCCGTAGagagcttctcgtcctctcccatCCTCTCTCGCACCGCTCGTGAAAAGGCTTCGCGGTATCCGCGCTTCATCTAATCCTATCATCCAAACACCTTTTTGGTTAgaattagttcagggttagaatctaactctaacctctaacagagttagagtatccaaacagggccagatGTGCTTATTTGAGTTAGTTCTTCTCCAGACCATTAAAAAACATATTTTTCTCTCACTCTTCCTACAGCAGATCCCTcgtcacttcctcgaagcttctcgtcctctctcTTCCTCCCTCTCACACCGtccgtgaaggcgcctcgccgtatccgcgctccatttaaccctgccatccaaacacctttttggttagagttagtttaagATTAAAATCTAACTCTAAcatctaactgagttagagtattcAAACAAGGCCATTGACAGTTTCCAAGGGAAAAATACATCTCTCGATCTGGCTCAACTTTACTACACTAGTACTTACCGTTGAATCGAGAATCCCAGCTCCTGCAGAAGCATAGCTTACGCCTCTAAGCAGAGCAGTGTCGATCAGACGACGATGAGCTTTTAGCGACAGGTAAGCCGGAGGGCTCCTCTCGAACCCCAGATTCTTGGCTGCATACATGAGTAACATCACCAACTAACATATCATCGTTTTTCTACCAACAAATGATATGATCAACTGACCGACGTACCAATGAAGCCGGCCACATTGTAGCCATTGCTGAACCTTCCGGAACCTCAGATTCTTGGCTGTGGTGGATGTGTTTGTATCGGTTGGTTCGGTGatattgctttatatataaagtggggaAATCCAACGCTTTTACCCGGCGCGACAGCCGAAACTTAGGCCGGTCACGCGGGAATTACGCGAACTGCACAGATCTGGTGCTGCTTCCTTCACAAAATTTTATTTTCCCCTCCCCTTGTTGTGGTCCTGCGCAGCTTACCTCCCCCAAccttgtcttcttcttctcccAACCCCTACTTCCTTGGCGAAATTTCCTTTCTCCTCCCCTccattcctttttcttctctggcgaGGCAGGCTCCGAGGCCCGGCCATGGGGATGCTACTCTTGTTGCTTGGGTTGTTAAACTCTATATTGTTAGGATATAGGAGGTTGTTAATATTGTATCTATCTCCTGTATCCTAACAATATACATTTTAACATGGATTGCTTCGCCGGCCAGCTAAGGAGGGGAGGCGCTGCTGCAGGGGGAAGACAGAGGGGGACGACTGCACTGCCGCCAGGGGATGGTGAACTTTGGCGACGACCATGGGGGATGTGGTGCTGCAACCAGCAGTAGGTTTTGCTGGAACCGACCACCAACAATGCTGGAACCTTCCTGGCGTGGTACTCCAAGCAGCAATCATTTTTTGCTAGAACTAGCCGGGGCGGCGGTGCTGGAACCGGCCTGGTGCGGTGCTGCGACCGGTAGTCAGAAATGCTGGAACCAGCTTCACTGCATGCTGGAACCAAACAACCAGAGTGCTACCTTGGGCTAAAGGCGTAGTCCTGCCGGCCGACGAAGGTGTTGCAACTGGCGATCTATGATGCTACCACCGACATGCCGAGATGCCACAACAGGCGTGGTGAGGTGTTGGCCGCTCAGCGACTGGGCGGTGCTACAAGTTGCATCCGAACATGCTACGACTAGTGATCCCAAGTGCTACAACCGGCAGTAATTTTTGCTACGATGACCGCGGTGACCACGCCCTCAAAATGCTACAACTGTTGTTGCTAGATGTTGGAACCGTGTCGGAAGATGCTGGAGCCATGGTGACCAGGAAACCACCCACGCTGGACCATGGGACGGCGATGACGATAGCAAGCCTCGATGGCGAGGCGAGCCAGGTAGAGGAGATCGGACATGGAGGGCCAGGGGCGAATGCTGCAACGGGTCACCGGCGAGCTGCAACGGGTTCACGGCGACCGAGATGGTGACCATGCGGTGCTACAACCTAGACCCGGGGAGCTGCAGCCTCGACTTTTTTTTTGGCCGGAACCTATGACCGCGGCAAGCACGACGGCCACCACTACGAGCACGACGAGCGGGGGTGGTGGCACAGGGCAGCTCATTGTGGGGAGGAGAGGGGTGCGGGAGAACTAACGCGAGAAAGGAGGAGGGGACGACGCGGTGAGGATGGGGAGGGAGGGGCTGAATCGCGTAGTCTCACTAGTAGAAAGACGACTTTTAGTACCGGTCcgtaaggacctttagtaccggttctggaaccggcactaaagagtggggactaaaggtcccccctttagtcccggtttaacacggaccgggaccaaaggcccaccatgtggcacgaggcgcgccgtggtccgagggacctttagtaccgggttttttctgatttatttttgaaataaagcaaaaacaacccGTCTATTGGGCCGACACGGCccgcatacgactagaaacccaacctctagttgggccaggatgcaggcccgtacggcccagtaggccccacggggcagaagacttgcaataggcccacaaaggcctgcttagagaggagctcgacatggtagccgcggcggggcttataaaccggtgcgagctcctctcaactaacgaggtgggactaaacattgtgcactgcgaGTGGCAGCGCATCACCTTTAATAccgattggtggctccaaccggtactaaagggggggagggggtctttagtacctgttggagccaccaacccgtactaaaggccgccacctttagtaccggttggtggctccaaccggtactaaaggggagtctttagtaccggttggagccactaacCCGTATTgaaggccaccacctctttagtaccggttcatggcacgaaccggtactaaaggttcgccacgaaccggtactaatgagcgctgCCCGCCTagtcgttggaaccggcactattggTCACATTAGTGCCCACTCAAATACAAACCGGGATTAATGAGCtaaacatttgaccctttttctactagtgtctgggACGCACACATCATGTGGCCGCGGCCGCGGTGCAACTGCCCGAAACTTTAGGCCGGCGCATCGGTGCCTCGTACCGCCCTCTATATATTATGGGAAGCTACGATGTGTAAGCAACGTGTGTGATTCGTTTCCAAAAGAAGACACCTAGGGGCAATATCTCCATTGCCATGATTCCCGGCAGGAACGAGCACAACACACGGCGGCTGGACTAGACAGATCGTGGCCTCGTGGGTATATATATCAGTCTTGCTAAGTCTTAGTCAATTAAGACTTAGCAAAATCTCAGTCGATGCTGTAACCATGAGATTTTATAttgagatccgtgcaaaattttatttttagtattttttttctctcttgcatgttatgtcacttgactgagacttgattaaatctcagtcgactaagaCCTAGATACCTAGGCACACCTTATAGATATCACTGCCCGTGTTCCCGACCGGAAATCATGACGACGGAGCCAACAGAGGACATCGAGTTCCTTTGGAAGTGGGGCAAGTACCCGCTTCTCCTAGCCACGCTGGTCGCTAGCGTCAGCTACGTGGCCGGCCTCAACCCGCTGGGCGGCATCAGGCCCAAGGATGGAGGCAACACCCTAGAGTACCGCGTCCGCGCTGTCCGGCCGTACCTGCCGGCGCCTGTAGCGCCGGCACCCGCGGTCTACCCGTTTCGCGTCGGCGACCCGGTGCTCGTGCACACCTACTCGTGTCGGTACATCGCTTTCTTCTACTGCAACGCGACCCCCTTCGTGGCGTCGCTGGTCATCATCATGTTCCTGCTGGACTAGCGCATCAGcggcaaccgcgccggcctcatcgTGCTCCGCTCCGCCATGCTGCTCAACCTGCTCGCGCTCATGGCCGCGTTCGCCGCGGGAGCTGCCGCGACGTGGTCGCCTCCATCTACGTGTCCGCGCTCTTTGGCCTGGGCTTCACCTCCGTCGCTGTCCACGTCTACGTGGAAACGCGCCGGAAGGAAGTACCGGTGGACTCGTGTGCTTGGAGGAGCCCCGAGGAGGAGAAGCGCCTCAAGGAGCGGCGCAAGTTCCTGCTGCTGCTCGCCACCTTTGCAGCGCCGCTTTCGTACATCGCGGGGCTAGCGCCGCCGGGAGGCTTCTGGAGAAAGACCAGGCCGGGGCACCGCACCGGCGCCCCGCTGCTGCATGACGGCCCCTACAAGATCTGCTACCACGTGTTCTTCTACGCCAATGCCAACTCCTCCCTCGCCATCATCATGCTGCTCATGAGTGTTGGAATTCTGCTAGTAGGCATTTGGCCCAAAGcctaactaaaattctgaaattctcttggtccattcatgcacacatgtgagtggagtgagtgaggctaaagtttagtcccaccccggaaattaagagagagttgcacctctttataaggtgagctcttctaccacttgtatgagcatgagaagaggagacctacacgcgcgctcctcctccacgcctcgtcacgacgcgccgtgggttgcgggattgagccgagccgaggacagagctatgcacgttgtctatatttttgctgcatgggaaaattaatgagtcattaattaataattaatggacgcgttaattactgaaccgtttccgattcttttggatcgtgacgactcggacgtggggtttacttccacgacctacccggcccgcactatatagtcaggcagacgtctaccctagccgctgccgcttcgtatggtttctcaccatcgttccagatcattgcgccgccaagcaagtcttctccatccctccttccggcgtgcaccgcgagaagggacagcaggcctccggaaccccgcctctcgtgatcctgtatgggagaggggcgatcaggtttttgagGAGCGCACTCGCacgactgctgccagcgacgacttcgcgaacgacgacttcttccccgacctcggcaacctcgtcctcgacgacatgggcgacaacgtcaacgccggcggtgctgcacccgctgcaccgtatgtgattctatccttcctgtttgagatcgtggtagaattcatgcttctagtatgtgccctagatgtgatatgttcatctgctatgctagttcgcatgattagtttaatctctgctgttgtggtcatgatttatct encodes the following:
- the LOC123105961 gene encoding phenylacetaldehyde reductase is translated as MALAWHQQRPPPGGRYSQRDLAMAEKQQQGSNVEEGSSTAAGKVVCVTGASGYIASWIVKLLLDRGYTVHGTVRDTADPNKTLHLRALDGANDRLQLFNANLLEEGSFDAAIDGCECVFHAASPVFFTIKDPKAELLDSAVSGTLNVLRSCKKASVKRVVITSSMAAVTFNGRPRTPDVIVDETWFSVSELCEKHQQWYVLSKTLAEEAAWKFSKDNELEIVVMHPTMVIGPLLQPTLNASVEVILNLINGSSSTYPNFAHGWVNVKDVALAHILAYEVPSADGRYCIVERVVHYLELVKIISKMYPNISLPYKCGDGEPLFPTYQVWTDKIRSLGVELIPLEKTIKETIESLKEKGFFAL